GTCACGTATTTCTTTAAATTTAGGAAGCATGTCGTCCCAAAACAAGTTGGAATACCCGCAGATGATTGTCGAACCAACCGCGGAACCATTGATTTTCGCATCCCCGCCTGTTTTTACCGTAGCATTTGAAACACTTCCCATAATATAGAGGTTGCCGCCCGCTTCTACGTACATCCCTTCCTCCACATCGCCAAGAATATACACATCCCCGCGGAAACGGATGTTCCCTGAATCCATGTTTACGTTCCCACGGTGTATGAATTGAGGAAGAATGCTGAAACACAGTGTATTATTGGAACGCCGGTCAATCTTGATGCGACCCGACCTGGTAGCCACTATCTTTCGGTCCAGTCCATAAACGGTTGTACCTTCACCGGCTATTACCGTAAGCTCCTTTACCTGAGGGACAGGCACCGTTTCCCCAAACACGTTCCACCCGCTGGTCCCAGGTTTAGCTGGAGTCGGGCGCCCTATGATTTCTCCCGCTCCAATACTTGGCAAACTGAAACGCTCTTTCCAATCGATACTTTCAGAGAGAATCAATTGGTCTTTCTGTTTTTTGAGCTTCTCATGAAACAGCTCAAATCCGCCGTCCTCTCCCGGAACTGGCTCAATTCCTTTCGCTATTACCGTGGTAACAGGTTCCTGTGACTGGCAGACACGTTCGATCTCATCATAATCGATCCCAAATCGAACTCCAATTTCTTTAAGTTTATCTAAAATATAGAATTCTGTAAAATCATTTTTTGCGATTTTTGTTTCAACCACTTCAAGTACAAGTTCTCGACTCGGCGGTAAATCTTTAAGCTCTCTAATTATGTAATAACCTGGAACAAACTCCAATAGAACGTGCATCTTATCATCGGAAACAGTTAATTTTAACGTAGAATCGACTACCTCTTCTTCTAATCGGACATCAATTTGATCTTCTTCTGTTACAATGACAGTTCCTCTAGCAGGTTGTCCATTGATTAAGACTGTAGCACCCTCGCAAATGGTTAGCAGAGGATAATGGTATTCCCCGTTTTTGCAGAAAATCTTGCCATCTTTAACCCAAGCTGTTCCTTCTGGAGCTTCAATTGAAAGCTCCTTCTTCGAATTAGAGACTGTCTCTAACAGCGTGCCTGGCGAAGGCATCTGTAACCACATTTCTGTTTCCTTCCCTTTCTTTTGTGGCCTTACATCTGAAACAGCAATTTCAGTAAATTGCTTATTGATATCAGTTGCGATTTCTGACTTTCTCTTTACAGTCGCTTGAATGACAACCGGTCTATGAAAGAAAAGACCTCGCCGCCCTTGATCGATCACTTCGAATTCGATTTCTTCTTTGGATACTTGTAGTTGCCTCGCCGCCCGTCGAACTGCTTTCTCCACAGTTTTTCCACGACTGACAATTACTCCGAACAACAGTTAACTTCTCCTTTCTCGCAGCGGATCGCTATGACTGTGACATCATCTCGTTTAAAATCTTGAGAGTACTGCTTTACGTCGCTGGTGATCGATTGAATCAGATCATCCATGGTTTGGTCTTTGTTTTTCGAAATCACTTGCATCAAACGGTCGTAACCATACTGCTGCCTATATGTATCCATCGCTTCAAAAATCCCGTCGGTACACCCGACTATTAAGTCACCTTTTGACAGTAAAATAGAATAATCCTTATACTCACGATTTCTCAAAATTCCGATTACAGTGCCTTTCCCTTCAAGTCGTTCAGGAAAATCTCGGTTCTTTCTCATTAGGATGGGACTTGGATGTCCAGCAGATGTATATAGAAACTCGGCCGAGTTAGTATCAAACATTCCACAAAACAAGGAAGCAAACGCCCGTAAACGTGTCAGATCCTTGTGAAGCGAGTTGTTCAGTTCAAACACCAGTTTTCCAGGACTAGCACAAGTACGTGTTAAACATCTGACCGTTGAACGTAACAAGACCATCAGAAGAAATGCAGGTATTCCCTTGCCCATTACATCACCAATGAACACCCAATATCGGCCGTTTCGTTCGTCATGTATAAAATCGTAATAATCTCCACTCAGATGAAAGGAGGGAATCGAAACTCCGACACAGGAAAGAGCGTCACAGTACGGTACATCATCGTGTAAAAGCATTTGCTGTATAAATTGCGCTGCTTGAACTTCCTCTTTAGCACTTTCGACTGTAAACATATATTTTTCAAATTGATATTGAAGTTCATTTGTTCTCATGAGCATTACCTTCCTCCAAATCACCCAACGCCTCAAATATTCCCATTTCATCTAAAATTTCATATATTATGTCCGGTAAGGATCGGAGTTTAAGATTACGTCCCTCTTCCCGAAACTCCATGATTTTTCGAACTAAAAGCCCAATTCCTGTTGAATCGATAAATGTAACTTTATTGAAATCTAGTACTACGGTTTGTTGCTTGATCCCATCAATTTCAGCTAATAATTGATTTACCGTTCCAATATCTACTTCCCCTTCAACATGAATTATAGTCAAACCGTCCAATATATCCCTAACCTTAAGTTTAAAATCCATAACGTCACCCAATTTTAATGAATTTGAATAATTCCAGGCATATACTGTTTGTATAAATTGAATTTTTAATATTTTCTTGAAACCAGCTATAAGATTGTGCCTTTTGAAAGTGCAAATGGATGGCCAAGAAGGAATCCCTGACCATATGGAATACCGAGTTCAACTAAAATCACTCTTTGTTTCTCTCTTTCGACCCCTTCCGCGATAAGCTGGGTTTTCACTTTCTCGGCAAACGCCACCAAACCCGCGATTACCCTGCGGGCCTGTTTGGATGTTTCCAGTGAAACAATGATGGACCGATCCAGCTTTATAAATTCAGGCTGCAATGCTTCTACCAACCAAAAATTCGAAAATCCCGTTCCAAAGTCATCAAGTGCAATCTTCACTCCATGTTTACGTAACACAGACAATTCCCTTTTTA
The genomic region above belongs to Effusibacillus pohliae DSM 22757 and contains:
- a CDS encoding PP2C family protein-serine/threonine phosphatase, which encodes MRTNELQYQFEKYMFTVESAKEEVQAAQFIQQMLLHDDVPYCDALSCVGVSIPSFHLSGDYYDFIHDERNGRYWVFIGDVMGKGIPAFLLMVLLRSTVRCLTRTCASPGKLVFELNNSLHKDLTRLRAFASLFCGMFDTNSAEFLYTSAGHPSPILMRKNRDFPERLEGKGTVIGILRNREYKDYSILLSKGDLIVGCTDGIFEAMDTYRQQYGYDRLMQVISKNKDQTMDDLIQSITSDVKQYSQDFKRDDVTVIAIRCEKGEVNCCSE
- a CDS encoding STAS domain-containing protein codes for the protein MDFKLKVRDILDGLTIIHVEGEVDIGTVNQLLAEIDGIKQQTVVLDFNKVTFIDSTGIGLLVRKIMEFREEGRNLKLRSLPDIIYEILDEMGIFEALGDLEEGNAHENK
- a CDS encoding flagellar assembly protein A, yielding MFGVIVSRGKTVEKAVRRAARQLQVSKEEIEFEVIDQGRRGLFFHRPVVIQATVKRKSEIATDINKQFTEIAVSDVRPQKKGKETEMWLQMPSPGTLLETVSNSKKELSIEAPEGTAWVKDGKIFCKNGEYHYPLLTICEGATVLINGQPARGTVIVTEEDQIDVRLEEEVVDSTLKLTVSDDKMHVLLEFVPGYYIIRELKDLPPSRELVLEVVETKIAKNDFTEFYILDKLKEIGVRFGIDYDEIERVCQSQEPVTTVIAKGIEPVPGEDGGFELFHEKLKKQKDQLILSESIDWKERFSLPSIGAGEIIGRPTPAKPGTSGWNVFGETVPVPQVKELTVIAGEGTTVYGLDRKIVATRSGRIKIDRRSNNTLCFSILPQFIHRGNVNMDSGNIRFRGDVYILGDVEEGMYVEAGGNLYIMGSVSNATVKTGGDAKINGSAVGSTIICGYSNLFWDDMLPKFKEIRDDLVKLIVVVKQLGTNRAFTKSDIGKKGLQPLLKLLTEIKFKKLPVLIREVGTVIKDEKDSFDEDTFQVVDFLEKSFLYFHPLIKTLDQLDSVVKYMENVISAVEFDSNKKMNIQVQSLTNSSIKSAWDVVVERFCYGSDIYCKGSMKAETLRGGKVQAGNSVVASEIGSKGGSLTEVWVKSAEGFIKTERVYPDTVVKISTVSKKFIEETGPLHVRLNREYELIYSGV